A single Mixta calida DNA region contains:
- the cydB gene encoding cytochrome d ubiquinol oxidase subunit II — MLDYEVVRFIWWLLIGVLLIGFAVADGFDMGVGMLSRILGRTDTERRIMINSIAPHWDGNQVWLITAGGALFAAWPMVYAAAFSGFYVAMILVLASLFFRPVGFDYRSKIEDMRWRKLWDWGIFLGSFVPPLVIGVAFGNLLQGVPFHADAYLRLYYTGNFFQLLNPFGLLAGVVSLTMILTQGATYLQMRTGGELYLRARAAAQISALVMLAAFALAGVWVMYGIDGYVVTSAIDRAAASNPLNKEVAREAGAWLLNFNRYPLLWLIPALGLLFPLLTALCSRMKKGAWAFLFSSLTLACVILTAGVAMFPFIMPSSTQPNMSLTLWDATSSLMTLKLMLYVAMVFVPVILIYTSWCYYKMFGRITKEHIESNTHSLY, encoded by the coding sequence ATGTTGGATTATGAAGTTGTACGTTTTATCTGGTGGCTGCTGATCGGCGTGTTGCTGATTGGCTTCGCGGTCGCCGACGGTTTCGATATGGGCGTGGGAATGCTGTCGCGCATTCTGGGTCGCACCGATACCGAACGCCGCATCATGATTAACAGTATCGCGCCGCACTGGGACGGCAACCAGGTGTGGCTGATCACCGCCGGCGGCGCGCTGTTCGCCGCCTGGCCAATGGTCTATGCGGCGGCCTTTTCCGGCTTCTATGTGGCGATGATTCTGGTGCTGGCCTCGCTTTTCTTCCGCCCGGTCGGTTTTGACTACCGCTCTAAAATCGAAGATATGCGCTGGCGTAAGCTGTGGGACTGGGGCATTTTCCTCGGCAGCTTCGTGCCGCCGCTGGTGATTGGCGTGGCGTTCGGCAACCTGCTGCAGGGCGTGCCTTTTCATGCCGACGCCTATCTGCGTCTCTACTACACCGGTAACTTCTTCCAGCTGCTGAACCCGTTCGGCCTGCTGGCGGGCGTCGTCAGCCTGACGATGATCCTGACGCAAGGCGCCACTTATCTGCAGATGCGCACCGGCGGCGAGCTGTATCTACGCGCCCGCGCGGCGGCGCAAATCAGCGCGCTGGTGATGCTGGCGGCGTTCGCGCTGGCGGGCGTCTGGGTCATGTACGGCATTGACGGCTACGTGGTGACCAGCGCTATCGATCGCGCCGCGGCCTCTAACCCGTTAAATAAAGAAGTCGCGCGCGAAGCGGGCGCCTGGCTGCTTAACTTTAACCGCTATCCGCTGCTGTGGCTGATCCCGGCGCTGGGCCTGCTGTTCCCGCTGTTAACGGCGCTCTGCTCACGAATGAAGAAGGGCGCCTGGGCGTTTCTGTTCTCCTCGCTGACGCTGGCCTGCGTCATTCTTACCGCCGGGGTGGCGATGTTCCCCTTCATTATGCCGTCCAGCACGCAGCCGAACATGAGCTTGACGCTGTGGGATGCTACCTCAAGCCTGATGACGCTGAAGCTGATGCTTTATGTGGCAATGGTATTTGTGCCGGTCATTCTGATTTACACCAGCTGGTGCTACTACAAAATGTTCGGCCGCATCACCAAAGAACATATTGAAAGCAACACACATTCACTCTATTAA